From a single Raphanus sativus cultivar WK10039 chromosome 3, ASM80110v3, whole genome shotgun sequence genomic region:
- the LOC108847988 gene encoding uncharacterized protein LOC108847988: MAFSAVASAAFRLPLATRRFSNSSPRIRLQRSTIWIGHLRRIATASSMSQLTSETDASSRNDENSAEKPDDVVVQYVVLRRDLIDSWPLGSVVTQGCHASVAAIWSFRDDPVTLQYCDPQHIDSMHKVTLEVKGETQMMNLSEKLKSGGISHKLWMEQPENIPTCIATKPYLKSQVSPFFKKLKLCK, from the exons ATGGCCTTCTCCGCCGTCGCCTCCGCTGCGTTTCGTCTCCCGCTCGCTACCCGCCGATTCTCCAACTCGTCGCCGCGGATCAGATTGCAACGTTCCACGATCTGGATCGGTCATCTCCGTCGGATCGCAACAGCTTCCTCCATGAGCCAACTAACCAGCGAAACCGATGCCTCCTCCCGTAACGACGAGAACTCGGCGGAGAAACCAGACGACGTCGTGGTGCAGTACGTGGTGCTTCGACGAGATCTGATCGATTCGTGGCCACTCGGGAGCGTGGTAACTCAGGGATGCCATGCGTCAGTTGCGGCGATCTGGTCGTTCAGAGACGATCCGGTCACGCTTCAGTACTGTGATCCGCAGCACATTGACTCTATGCACAAG gtCACTCTTGAAGTTAAAGGAGAAACTCAGATGATGAATTTATCAGAGAAGTTGAAGTCAGGAGGAATCTCTCATAAGCTATGGATGGAGCAGCCTGAGAATATTCCGACTTGCATAGCTACAAAGCCTTATCTCAAATCTCAAGTCTCTCCTTTCTTCAAGAAGCTCAAACTTTGCAAGTGA
- the LOC108847262 gene encoding transcription factor GTE2, with amino-acid sequence MAPAVLANLNEPLFTRRQCGAVFMRKHTNLSDDFTNNPNPNSTNKQFSDGDYVSFDLDSYSSNQLRELKKRLNSELEQVRFLKERIESGTFTTAPAHGIGLKKTNKKKKTVHGHGGLDLESEKALRSMMSSCVQILGKLMKHKWSWVFNTPVDVLGLGLHDYHLIVKKPMDLGTVKTNLEKGVYGSPVEFAGDVRLTFTNALAYNPKGQDVYKMAEKLLSQFDVWFGPVLKRFEAQQQGSSSRPRPVVSELSQRVVSENNARKGPEQISIAKKLDSLKPLPTLPPLVMELPRVPSPAKLPSPPPPQPVSKVETPPPQPPQPVNQVEAPLEVGEATSKGRKGKLPKPKAKDPNKREMTMEEKAKLGVNLQELPPEKLGQLIQILKKRTTNLPQDGDEIELDIEELDNETLWELDRFVTNYKKMASKIKRQGFIQNLSTPTRNMPPVMEMGSAEKRVRKGGDGGEEDVDIGEDIPIEDYPSVEIERDGTAAAAAAASGGSSSSGSSSSSGGSSSSDSDSGSSSGSDSDADSVQSPFVEAKGQ; translated from the exons ATGGCACCGGCGGTTTTGGCTAACCTAAACGAACCCTTGTTTACGAGAAGACAATGTGGCGCCGTTTTTATGAGGAAACACACTAACCTCTCCGACGATTTCACCAACAACCCTAACCCTAATTCTACCAACAAGCAGTTCTCTGATGGAGACTACGTTTCCTTCGATCTCGATTCCTACTCCTCGaaccagctcagggagctgaagAAGCGTCTCAATTCCGAGCTCGAGCAAGTTCGGTTCCTCAAGGAACGGATCGAATCGGGAACCTTCACGACTGCTCCTGCTCACGGAATTGGTCTTAAGAAGacgaataagaagaagaaaacagtcCACGGTCATGGCGGTTTGGATCTGGAGTCGGAGAAGGCGTTGAGGAGTATGATGTCGTCGTGCGTTCAGATCTTGGGGAAGCTGATGAAGCACAAGTGGTCTTGGGTGTTCAACACGCCTGTCGACGTGTTGGGGTTAGGGCTTCACGATTATCATTTGATTGTGAAGAAGCCTATGGATCTCGGCACGGTGAAGACGAATCTCGAGAAGGGGGTTTACGGATCTCCGGTCGAGTTCGCGGGGGACGTTAGGTTGACTTTTACGAATGCTTTGGCGTATAATCCGAAAGGGCAAGACGTTTATAAAATGGCTGAGAAGCTTCTGAGTCAGTTCGATGTTTGGTTTGGTCCGGTTTTGAAGAGGTTTGAGGCTCAGCAGCAGGGATCGTCTTCTCGTCCTCGGCCTGTTGTGTCCGAACTCAGCCAAAGAGTTGTGTCGGAGAATAATGCAAGGAAAGGACCTGAACAGATTTCGATAGCGAAAAAGCTTGATTCTTTAAAGCCTTTACCTACATTGCCTCCTCTGGTTATGGAGCTGCCACGTGTCCCGTCACCGGCTAAGTTACCATCACCACCACCTCCCCAGCCGGTTAGCAAAGTTGAAACACCTCCTCCCCAACCTCCCCAACCGGTTAACCAAGTTGAAGCACCACTTGAGGTGGGAGAAGCGACGTCTAAGGGAAGGAAAGGGAAGTTACCGAAGCCGAAGGCTAAGGATCCAAATAAGCGAGAGATGACGATGGAAGAGAAGGCTAAGCTCGGTGTGAATCTACAGGAGTTGCCTCCTGAGAAGCTTGGGCAGTTGATTCAGATTCTTAAGAAGAGAACCACGAATCTGCCTCAAGACGGAGACGAGATCGAGTTAGATATCGAGGAGCTTGACAATGAGACTCTGTGGGAGCTTGATCGTTTCGTCACTAACTACAAGAAGATGGCGAGCAAGATCAAGCGGCAAGGGTTCATACAGAACTTGTCGACTCCGACAAGAAATATG CCTCCGGTGATGGAAATGGGAAGTGCTGAGAAGAGAGTGAGGAAAGGAGGAGATGGAGGAGAAGAGGATGTAGACATTGGGGAAGATATTCCAATTGAGGACTATCCATCAGTGGAGATTGAAAGGGATGGTACAgccgctgctgctgctgctgcaagTGGTGGGTCTAGTTCTTCTGGCAGCTCCAGTTCTAGTGGTGGATCTTCCTCTAGTG ATTCAGACTCGGGGAGTTCATCAGGAAGTGATTCAGATGCTGATAGTGTGCAGTCACCATTTGTGGAAGCAAAAGGACAGTGA
- the LOC108847987 gene encoding uncharacterized protein LOC108847987, whose protein sequence is MGEMIVSLDDDIPLDSTRARFTNLLKRHQQLTDRLTRDSDKTIFDRLSKEFEAARASQSQELCLDGEEWNDGLLATLRERVHMEADRKDSGNAGLAPVSHPEERVAYRVGNKVIYCLEGARIGIQYETSFAGETYEIYHCVLESKSFLEKMNVLEHTIPFFLPLRDLENDHLSSNAKKFIDSVGDLLHAYVDRREQVRLIKELYGNQIRELYHSLPYHMVEFAIDDCDCKVVVSLRYGNLMCELPTKVRVLAWPMHQLKRQCTSPRLSKLASQAIPVRLSFAEDALRIQSLPEAYAEIVVNMPQEIEQIFL, encoded by the exons ATGGGAGAAATG ATTGTTTCTCTGGACGATGACATTCCACTGGATTCAACACGAGCACGAT TTACGAATCTTCTCAAGAGGCATCAGCAATTGACAGACCGTCTTACTAG GGATTCTGATAAGACGATATTTGACCGGTTAAGCAAAGAATTTGAAGCTGCACGGGCATCCCAAAGTCAGG AACTATGCTTAGATGGGGAAGAGTGGAATGATGGTTTGTTGGCTACACTAAGGGAACGG gtgcatatggaggctgACAGAAAGGATAGCGGTAATGCAGGTCTTGCACCAGTTTCTCACCCTGAAGAACGAGTTGCTTACAGAGTGGGAAATAAG GTGATCTATTGCTTAGAGGGAGCGAGAATTGGAATACAGTATGAAACATCCTTCGCAG GAGAAACTTACGAAATCTACCACTGTGTGCTTGAGAGCAAGTCGTTCTTGGAGAAGATGAATGTACTTGAGCACACAATTCCATTCTTTTTGCCACTGCGTGACTTGGAAAATGATCATCTTTCTTCGAATGCTAAG AAATTCATCGATAGTGTTGGGGATCTCCTGCATGCATATGTGGACAGGAGGGAACAG GTCCGGCTTATCAAAGAGCTCTATGGAAATCAGATCAGGGAGCTTTATCACAGTCTTCCTTACCACATGGTTGAATTTGCGATAGATGATTGTGACTG CAAAGTGGTGGTGAGCCTGAGATATGGGAATCTTATGTGTGAACTTCCGACAAAAGTGAGAGTTCTAGCATGGCCAATGCACCAGCTGAAGAGACAATGTACAAGCCCTAGGTTAAGTAAACTTGCCAGTCAAGCAATCCCTGTGCGTTTATCTTTTGCCGAGGATGCCTTACGGATCCAGTCACTACCTGAAG CATACGCAGAGATTGTAGTAAACATGCCACAAGAAATTGAGCAAATATTTCTGTAG
- the LOC108847986 gene encoding uncharacterized protein LOC108847986 — protein sequence MATSSGTAKTKPDNPNLTRSRSLGRKPKPVPSPDADGSDRKTVEKPVPNYLKPTISSRPDPVKFLKKNSAAEDKLLRRRSFDRPPSSLTSSASSSHNKSLNTSPARSRDRPVVPREKPLTGLRSSSFHGSSRGSLRGSSTVKSTPVASRGSPGVKKSGLSGGGSSKTKKEGSENVPKKSLGKEIAPEGSSSPRAPDHKDEEEIVKVETDVQVSDHIEEPKEEEKDQVAQPEESGEEKATGPVDASKEEGIQLEEAGEEKESGPVDVSKEDEKEELINGDKTEEQTEEHKEAENTEEDNNSEDKEEVDDHEEHSETVVTPDVKETENVEESKKEEDAEEVKEEEESESNKVEEEAPTTETKDQVEEKSPEEGTKKEVVVQGKKESPSAAYNDVIASKMQEKSARKNKVLALAGAFQTVIDYETAASK from the coding sequence ATGGCAACGAGCTCCGGTACAGCGAAAACGAAACCAGACAACCCAAATCTCACAAGATCAAGATCTCTTGGCAGAAAGCCAAAGCCTGTACCATCACCAGACGCAGATGGATCTGACAGGAAGACAGTTGAGAAGCCGGTGCCCAATTACCTCAAACCCACAATCAGCTCCAGACCAGACCCGGTTAAGTTCTTGAAGAAGAACAGCGCTGCCGAAGACAAGCTTCTTCGTAGACGTTCCTTTGATCGTCCTCCTTCGTCATTgacttcatcagcttcttcatcCCATAATAAATCTCTAAACACCTCTCCTGCACGCTCACGTGACAGACCCGTGGTTCCGAGAGAGAAGCCTCTCACTGGTCTGCGCTCTTCATCTTTCCATGGAAGCAGCAGAGGCAGTCTCAGAGGAAGCAGTACGGTGAAATCGACTCCTGTGGCTTCGAGAGGATCTCCAGGGGTGAAGAAGAGCGGTCTGAGCGGTGGTGGTTCATCCAAGACCAAAAAGGAAGGTTCTGAGAATGTTCCAAAGAAATCTTTGGGTAAAGAGATTGCCCCAGAAGGATCTTCTTCTCCTCGTGCGCCTGATCATAAGGATGAGGAGGAGATTGTCAAGGTTGAGACCGATGTACAAGTTTCTGACCACATTGAGgaaccaaaagaagaagagaaggatcAAGTTGCACAGCCTGAGGAGTCTGGTGAAGAGAAGGCGACCGGTCCAGTGGATGCCTCCAAAGAAGAGGGCATACAGCTTGAGGAAGCCGGTGAAGAGAAAGAGTCGGGTCCAGTGGATGTCTCCAAGGAAGACGAGAAAGAAGAGCTGATCAATGGGGATAAAACAGAAGAGCAAACAGAGGAGCATAAAGAAGCAGAGAACACCGAAGAAGACAACAACAGTGAAGACAAGGAAGAAGTTGATGATCATGAGGAGCACAGCGAGACAGTTGTTACCCCAGATGTGAAAGAAACTGAGAATGTCGAAGAAAGCAAGAAAGAGGAAGACGCAGAAGAAGttaaagaggaggaggagagcgAAAGCAACaaagttgaagaagaagcacCAACAACAGAAACAAAGGATCAAGTAGAAGAAAAATCACCAGAGGAAGGAACAAAGAAGGAAGTGGTGGTGCAAGGAAAGAAGGAGTCACCATCAGCAGCATACAACGATGTAATAGCAAGTAAGATGCAAGAGAAGAGCGCGAGGAAGAACAAGGTCTTGGCTCTCGCTGGAGCCTTTCAGACAGTTATTGACTACGAAACTGCTGCATCTAAGTGA
- the LOC108844370 gene encoding histidine kinase 5-like: protein MVCEMETDQTEEMDIEVLSSMWPEDVGGTQADNNQFNVEKPAGDSDTLKEVDIAEKRTMADLKRLPELMNTTDQGSSQLTNLVKQWEYMQDHAVKLLREELKILTKQREEAEAKELKIIEEHNFETQEPENVPVLDDTSHLLRRFKHTKRDALVGSKRVEIDEEFDTVAYWKQKALSLEKMLEASTERERRLIEKLNESLKTMESHSAPVEELTQNLKRAEGFLHFILQNAPIVMGHQDKDLRYLFIYNKFPTLREQDILGKTDVEIFHGGGVKESEDFKREVLEKGKASKREITFETDLFGSKTFLIYVEPVYNKAREKIGINYMGMEVTDQVRKREKMAKLREDNAVRKAMESELNKTIHITEETMRAKQMLATMSHEIRSPLSGVVGMAEILSTTRLDKEQRQLLNVMISSGDLVLQLINDILDLSKVESGVMRLEATKFRPREVVKHVLQTAAASLKKDLTLEGNITDEVPIEVVGDVLRIRQILTNLISNAIKFTHEGKVGIKLKVISQPSFASEEQNGLTETETSVWIRCDVYDTGIGIPENALPCLFKKYMQASADHARKYGGTGLGLAICKQLVELMGGQLTVTSQVNAGSTFTFILPYKVATSDDHSDDQDFSDMVDHHQAEPDDTTEGYFQFKPLLGTIYSNGGPVIGNSNFLPHKVMLTSPLKIINGFVADTSNNTGQSETAQVENGCGYMDETCSGQRPESVNQYENGTCPSKETESCSSSSQASSEGGALEMESDLTVSSKQPKLLLVEDNKINIMVAKSMMKQLGYTFDIANNGVEAITAIKDTSYDLVLMDVCMPVLDGLKATRLIRSYEESGNWDAAIEAGVDIKTSENDVHSTNRLPIIAMTANTLAESSEECYANGMDSFISKPVTLQKLKECLRQYLH, encoded by the exons ATGGTCTGCGAAATGGAGACTGATCAGACCGAAGAGATGGACATCGAAGTCTTGTCCTCCATGTGGCCGGAAGACGTCGGCGGAACCCAAGCCGACAACAACCAGTTCAACGTCGAGAAACCCGCAGGTGATTCAGACACATTAAAAGAAGTCGACATCGCCGAGAAACGCACCATGGCTGATTTAAAACGCTTGCCGGAACTCATGAACACGACCGACCAAGGCTCCTCTCAACTCACCAACTTAGTGAAACAATGGGAGTACATGCAGGACCACGCGGTTAAGCTACTAAGAGAAGAGCTCAAGATTCTCACgaaacagagagaagaagcAGAGGCCAAAGAGCTAAAGATCATAGAGGAACACAACTTCGAGACCCAAGAGCCTGAGAACGTTCCGGTTCTGGACGATACTAGCCATTTGCTCCGCAGGTTTAAGCACACGAAAAGGGATGCGTTGGTGGGTAGCAAAAGGGTTGAGATCGACGAGGAGTTTGACACGGTTGCGTATTGGAAGCAGAAGGCGTTGAGTCTGGAGAAGATGCTTGAAGCGAGtaccgagagagagaggaggttGATCGAGAAGCTGAACGAGAGTTTGAAGACCATGGAGAGTCACTCGGCACCGGTCGAAGAGTTGACTCAGAATCTCAAAAGAGCTGAAGGGTTCTTGCATTTCATACTTCAGAATGCACCTATTGTTATGGGTCATCAAGATAAAGATCTACGTTACTTGTTCATCTACAACAAGTTTCCTACCTTACGGGAACAG GACATATTGGGGAAAACAGACGTTGAGATATTCCATGGAGGTGGAGTGAAAGAGTCCGAAGATTTCAAGAGAGAGGTTCTTGAAAAAGGCAaagcttcaaagagagagatcACATTCGAAACAGACTTGTTTGGTTCAAAGACGTTTTTAATATACGTCGAGCCCGTCTACAACAAAGCTCGCGAGAAAATCGGTATCAACTACATGGGAATGGAAGTAACTGATCAGGTgaggaagagagaaaaaatGGCTAAACTCAGAGAAGACAACGCGGTGAGAAAAGCAATGGAGTCAGAGCTGAACAAGACCATTCACATCACAGAGGAGACGATGAGAGCCAAGCAGATGCTAGCGACAATGTCTCATGAGATAAGATCGCCGTTGTCAGGGGTGGTGGGAATGGCTGAGATACTTTCCACTACAAGGCTTGATAAAGAGCAGAGACAGCTGTTGAATGTTATGATCTCTTCTGGAGATTTGGTGCTTCAGTTGATTAATGATATTCTTGATCTCTCCAAGGTTGAATCAG gTGTGATGAGACTAGAAGCCACCAAGTTTAGACCAAGAGAAGTGGTGAAGCATGTGCTTCAGACAGCTGCTGCATCTCTCAAAAAAGACTTGACATTGGAAGGAAACATTACAGATGAAGTTCCTATTGAG GTAGTTGGAGATGTTCTAAGGATTAGGCAGATTCTCACCAACTTGATCAGCAATGCTATAAAGTTTACACATGAAGGAAAGGTTGGGATCAAACTCAAAGTGATATCACAACCATCCTTTGCGAGTGAAGAACAAAACGGTTTGACTGAGACAGAGACTTCGGTTTGGATTCGGTGTGACGTTTATGATACTGGAATTGGAATCCCAG AAAACGCACTTCCTTGTTTATTCAAGAAGTACATGCAAGCAAGCGCTGATCACGCTCGCAAATACGGTGGAACTGGTCTCGGTCTCGCCATTTGTAAACAGCTGGTTGAGCTAATGGGAGGTCAACTTACAGTGACAAGCCAAGTCAACGCCGGTTCAACGTTCACGTTCATACTACCATACAAAGTTGCAACATCAGATGATCATTCAGATGATCAAGATTTCTCTGACATGGTGGATCATCATCAAGCGGAACCAGACGACACAACCGAAGGTTACTTCCAGTTTAAACCGCTTCTAGGAACTATCTATTCTAACGGCGGACCGGTCATAGGCAATAGTAACTTCTTACCTCATAAAGTCATGCTCACTAGCCCTCTTAAAATCATCAACGGCTTTGTCGCCGATACTTCTAACAACACTGGACAAAGTGAAACGGCTCAGGTTGAAAACGGCTGTGGCTACATGGATGAAACATGTTCTGGTCAACGTCCTGAATCAGTGAATCAATATGAGAACGGGACATGTCCCTCTAAGGAAACAGAGTCTTGTAGTAGTAGTTCACAAGCTAGCTCAGAAGGTGGAGCCTTAGAAATGGAGTCAGATCTTACCGTTTCATCAAAGCAGCCAAAGCTTTTGCTTGTGGAAGATAATAAAATCAACATCATGGTTGCAAAGTCTATGATGAAACAGTTAGGCTATACCTTTGATATTGCTAATAATGGAGTTGAAGCCATAACAGCTATTAAAGACACTAGTTATGATTTAGTACTCATGGATGTGTGCATGCCAGTTCTGGATGGTTTAAAAGCCACAAGACTGATCCGGTCCTACGAAGAATCTGGGAACTGGGATGCTGCGATAGAAGCCGGAGTAGATATAAAGACATCAGAGAATGATGTGCATTCCACAAACCGGCTGCCTATAATAGCG atgacGGCAAATACATTAGCAGAGAGCTCAGAAGAATGTTATGCAAATGGGATGGACTCTTTTATATCGAAACCTGTAACGTTGCAGAAACTAAAAGAGTGTCTGCGACAGTACTTGCATTGA
- the LOC108847261 gene encoding probable cytosolic oligopeptidase A — MASEDSLSSNPLLQNFEFPPFDVVDAHHVRPGIRALLHQLESELEQLEKTVEPSWPKLVEPLEKIIDRLTVVWAMINHLKAVKDTPELRAAIEEVQPEKVKFQLRLGQSKPIYNAFKSIRESPDWDTLIEARQRLVEAQIKEAVLSGIALQDDKREEFNKIEQELEKLSHKFSENVLDATKKFEKLITDKKEIEGLPPSALGLFAQAAVSKGNENATADAGPWLITLDAPSYLPVMQHAKNRALREEVYRAYLSRASSGDLDNTAIIDQILKLRLEKAKLLGYSNYAEVSMATKMATVETADELLEKLRSASWAPAVQDIEDLKSFAKDQGAAEADSLTHWDITFWSERLRESKYDINEEELRPYFSLPKVMDGLFGLAKTLFGIDVAPADGVAPVWNSDVRFYCIKDSSGNPTAYFYFDPYSRPSEKRGGAWMDEVFSRSRVMAQKGSSVRLPVAQMVCNQTPPVGDKPSLMTFREVETVFHEFGHALQHMLTKEDEGLVAGIRNIEWDAVELPSQFMENWCYHRDTLMSIAKHYQTGESLPENVYKKLLAARTFRAGSLSLRQLKFATVDLELHTKYVPGGTESIYDVDQRVSMKTQVIPPLPEDRFLCSFSHIFAGGYAAGYYSYKWAEVLSADAFSAFEDAGLDDIKAVKETGQRFRNTILALGGGKAPLKVFVEFRGREPSPEPLLRHNGLLVASA; from the exons ATGGCTTCCGAAGATTCTCTCTCCTCAAATCCTCTGTTGCAAAACTTCGAGTTCCCTCCGTTCGACGTCGTCGACGCTCACCATGTCAGGCCCGGGATCCGTGCTCTGTTGCACCAGCTC GAATCTGAATTGGAGCAGCTAGAGAAAACGGTGGAGCCGTCATGGCCAAAACTGGTGGAGCCGTTAGAGAAGATTATTGATCGGTTAACTGTTGTTTGGGCGATGATCAATCACCTTAAGGCTGTCAAGGACACTCCGGAGCTTCGTGCTGCCATTGAAGAAGTTCAG CCAGAGAAAGTGAAGTTCCAGCTCAGGTTGGGGCAGAGCAAACCCATTTACAATGCATTTAAGTCTATTCGAGAATCTCCGGACTGGGATACACTGATTGAAGCTCGTCAACGATTAGTAGAAG CACAAATAAAGGAGGCGGTTCTCAGTGGTATTGCTCTTCAAGATGACAAGAGAGAAGAATTTAACAAAATTGAACAG GAACTGGAAAAACTTTCCCATAAGTTTTCTGAGAATGTTTTGGACGCTACAAAGAAGTTTGAAAAGTTGATAACAGACAAGAAAGAGATCGAGGGGTTACCACCATCTGCACTTGGGCTATTCGCACAAGCAGCTGTTTCCAAG GGAAATGAGAATGCAACTGCTGACGCTGGACCATGGCTCATTACACTGGATGCTCCTAGTTATCTCCCCGTCATGCAACATGCCAAAAATCGTGCTCTGCGTGAGGAGGTTTATCGTGCTTACTTGTCTCGTGCCTCTTCGGGTGATTTAGATAATACTGCAATCATCGACCAGATCTTGAAGCTCCGATTGGAAAAGGCTAAGCTTCTTGGTTACAGCAACTACGCTGAG GTAAGCATGGCCACGAAAATGGCTACGGTAGAGACAGCAGATGAGCTATTAGAAAAGCTTCGCAGTGCGTCTTGGGCTCCGGCTGTTCAAG ACATAGAAGACCTTAAGAGTTTTGCAAAGGACCAAGGTGCTGCAGAAGCCGACAGTTTGACTCACTGGGACATCACTTTCTGGAGTGAGAGGCTCCGTGAATCGAAATACGATATTAATGAG gaAGAATTGCGACCCTACTTCTCACTGCCAAAGGTTATGGATGGGCTTTTTGGTTTAGCTAAGACCCTATTTGGAATTGATGTGGCGCCGGCGGATGGCGTAGCTCCG GTCTGGAACAGCGACGTTAGGTTCTACTGCATCAAAGATTCTTCTGGAAATCCCACTGCTTATTTCTACTTTGATCCATACTCTCGTCCTTCAGAAAAGAGAGGCGGTGCTTGGATGGATGAAGTTTTTTCCCGTAGCCGAGTCATGGCCCAAAAGGGTTCCTCCGTTCGGCTACCTGTTGCGCAAATGGTCTGCAACCAAACTCCACCGGTTGGTGATAAGCCAAGCCTTATGACATTCCGTGAG GTAGAGACTGTATTCCATGAATTTGGCCATGCTCTGCAGCATATGCTTACGAAAGAAGACGAGGGGCTAGTTGCTGGTATCAGAAATATCGAGTGGGATGCAGTTGAATTACCTTCACAGTTTATGGAGAACTGGTGCTACCACAG GGATACCTTAATGAGCATTGCTAAGCATTATCAAACAGGGGAATCTCTTCCTGAGAATGTGTACAAGAAGCTCCTGGCTGCAAGAACATTCCGTGCAGGATCCCTTAGTCTTCGTCAG CTGAAGTTTGCTACAGTTGATCTGGAGCTGCACACGAAATATGTGCCAGGTGGGACAGAGTCTATTTACGATGTTGATCAAAGGGTATCCATGAAGACACAAGTCATCCCTCCCCTTCCTGAGGATAGATTCCTCTGTAGCTTCAGCCATATATTTGCAG GCGGTTATGCAGCTGGATATTACAGTTACAAG TGGGCGGAGGTTTTGTCTGCCGATGCGTTTTCTGCTTTTGAAGATGCTGGATTAGATGACATCAAG GCCGTTAAAGAGACAGGACAGAGATTCAGAAACACCATACTTGCTTTGGGAGGAGGAAAAGCGCCTCTAAAA GTGTTTGTGGAGTTCAGAGGACGAGAACCTTCCCCAGAGCCTCTTCTCAGGCACAACGGACTCTTGGTTGCTTCTGCTTGA